A genomic region of Aureimonas populi contains the following coding sequences:
- a CDS encoding aldehyde dehydrogenase, with the protein MDIGLLIDGRDVDAAAEATFERLDPVTGSVATRAAAARAADVDTAVEAAARAFPAWSRTGPSERRAILNKAADLLEEKTAEFIEAGIAETGATGPWMGFNVMFAAKILREAAAATTQIKGEVIPSDKPGTLAMGYREPVGVLVGMAPWNAPVILGVRAVAMPIACGNTVVLKASEMCPRTHRMIAETLGEAGLPAGVLNVVTHSAEDAPEVVKALIAHRKVKRINFTGSTRVGKIIAAEAARYLKPVLLELGGKAPLVILDDADLDAAVNAAAFGAFMNQGQICMSTERIIVDEKVADAFVEKFTAKSSKLPFGNPRDKVVLGSVVSRSTVERVEELIEDAVQAGASVTTGGASSSTIMPATIVDKVTPQMRLFREESFGPVVCVVRARNADHAVELANDTEYGLSAGVFGRDVSRALDVARRIESGICHVNGPTVGDEAQMPFGGMKASGYGRFGGTASIAEFTELRWITIEDPNQHYPF; encoded by the coding sequence ATGGACATTGGATTGCTGATCGACGGGCGCGATGTCGACGCGGCGGCGGAGGCCACGTTCGAGCGGCTCGACCCGGTGACGGGCTCGGTGGCCACGCGTGCGGCGGCCGCTCGCGCCGCCGACGTGGACACGGCGGTGGAGGCGGCGGCCCGTGCGTTTCCCGCCTGGTCGAGGACCGGCCCTTCCGAAAGGCGCGCCATCCTGAACAAGGCGGCTGACCTTCTGGAGGAGAAGACCGCCGAGTTCATCGAGGCAGGCATCGCCGAGACCGGCGCGACCGGTCCCTGGATGGGCTTCAACGTGATGTTCGCCGCCAAGATCCTGCGCGAGGCTGCGGCTGCAACCACGCAGATCAAGGGCGAGGTGATCCCGTCCGACAAGCCCGGCACGCTGGCCATGGGCTACCGCGAGCCCGTGGGCGTCCTCGTCGGCATGGCGCCGTGGAACGCGCCCGTCATCCTGGGGGTGCGCGCCGTCGCCATGCCCATCGCCTGCGGCAACACGGTGGTGCTGAAGGCCTCCGAGATGTGCCCCCGCACCCACCGCATGATCGCCGAGACGCTGGGCGAGGCGGGGCTGCCGGCGGGCGTTCTGAACGTCGTGACCCATTCGGCCGAGGATGCGCCCGAGGTCGTCAAAGCGCTGATCGCCCACAGGAAGGTAAAGCGCATCAACTTCACGGGCTCGACCAGGGTCGGCAAGATCATCGCGGCCGAGGCCGCCAGGTATCTCAAGCCCGTGCTCCTGGAACTCGGCGGCAAGGCGCCGCTGGTGATCCTCGACGACGCCGATCTCGACGCGGCCGTGAACGCGGCCGCCTTCGGGGCCTTCATGAACCAGGGGCAGATCTGCATGTCGACGGAGCGTATCATCGTCGACGAGAAGGTGGCCGACGCCTTCGTGGAGAAGTTTACCGCCAAGTCATCGAAGCTGCCCTTCGGGAACCCTCGCGACAAGGTGGTCCTCGGCTCGGTGGTCTCCCGTTCCACTGTCGAGCGGGTGGAGGAGCTGATCGAGGACGCGGTGCAGGCCGGAGCCAGCGTGACGACGGGCGGGGCGAGTTCCTCGACCATCATGCCGGCCACCATCGTGGACAAGGTGACGCCGCAGATGCGGCTCTTCCGCGAGGAAAGCTTCGGCCCCGTGGTCTGCGTGGTGCGCGCGAGAAACGCGGACCACGCGGTGGAGCTGGCCAACGATACCGAATACGGGCTTTCGGCCGGCGTGTTCGGGCGCGATGTCTCGCGCGCGCTCGACGTTGCCCGCCGCATCGAATCGGGCATCTGCCACGTGAACGGGCCGACGGTCGGCGACGAGGCGCAGATGCCTTTCGGCGGAATGAAGGCCTCCGGCTACGGCCGCTTCGGCGGAACCGCGAGCATCGCCGAGTTCACCGAACTGCGCTGGATCACCATCGAGGACCCGAACCAACATTATCCGTTCTGA
- a CDS encoding tripartite tricarboxylate transporter permease has translation MDLLANLALGFETALTPVNIFWCFIGVLLGTLVGVLPGIGPTATIAMLLPITFTFSPVTALIMLSGIYYGAQYGGSTTAILINLPGESSSAVTAIDGYQMARKGRAGPALATAALGSFFAGCVSTLLLAIAAPPLAAVALNFGAPEYFALIVLGLLVSISLAHGSVVKALGMIVLGLLLGTVGQDIYTGTPRFTFGQLELYQGINFVSVAVGVFGVSEIFRNLENERDREVMVKKVSNLWLTKDDFKRITMPVLRGTALGSILGVLPGGGHVLSSFASYSMEKNLSKNKAEFGHGAIEGVAGPESANNAAAQTSFIPLLTLGIPAHPVMALIVGAFILQGITPGPNVINTQPALFWGIIASMWIGNVLLVMLNLPLIGLWVKMLTIPYRVLFPAIVLFASIGCYSINNNPFDVYAIAVFGVLGYVLIRMGCEPAPLLLGFVLGPLLEEHLRRAMIISRGNALVFLERPISAMLLAIGLLAVVLALMPSIRRKRDEVFVEED, from the coding sequence ATGGATCTCCTTGCGAATCTGGCCCTCGGCTTCGAGACGGCGCTGACGCCCGTCAACATCTTCTGGTGCTTCATCGGCGTCCTTCTCGGCACGCTGGTCGGCGTCCTGCCCGGCATCGGCCCCACGGCGACCATCGCCATGCTGCTGCCGATCACCTTCACCTTCTCGCCCGTCACCGCCCTCATCATGCTCTCCGGCATCTATTACGGCGCGCAATATGGCGGCTCGACCACGGCGATCCTCATCAACCTGCCGGGGGAAAGCTCATCGGCGGTCACGGCGATCGACGGCTACCAGATGGCCAGAAAGGGGCGAGCGGGCCCGGCCCTGGCCACGGCCGCGCTCGGTTCGTTCTTCGCGGGCTGCGTCTCGACGCTGCTCCTGGCCATCGCCGCGCCGCCGCTCGCGGCCGTCGCGCTCAATTTCGGCGCACCGGAATATTTCGCGCTGATCGTGCTCGGCCTCCTGGTGTCCATCTCGCTGGCGCACGGCTCGGTCGTCAAGGCGCTGGGCATGATCGTGCTCGGGCTCCTGCTCGGCACGGTGGGGCAGGACATCTACACCGGCACGCCCCGCTTCACCTTCGGCCAACTGGAGCTCTACCAGGGCATCAACTTCGTGTCGGTGGCGGTGGGCGTCTTCGGCGTCTCGGAGATCTTCCGGAACCTGGAGAACGAGCGCGACCGCGAGGTGATGGTGAAGAAGGTCTCCAACCTCTGGCTGACGAAGGACGACTTCAAGCGCATCACCATGCCGGTGCTGCGCGGCACGGCGCTCGGCTCCATCCTCGGCGTGCTGCCGGGTGGCGGCCACGTCCTGTCCTCCTTCGCCTCCTATTCGATGGAAAAGAACCTGTCGAAGAACAAGGCCGAGTTCGGCCATGGCGCCATCGAGGGCGTGGCGGGGCCGGAAAGCGCCAACAACGCCGCCGCGCAGACCTCCTTCATACCGCTTCTCACGCTCGGCATCCCGGCCCATCCGGTGATGGCGCTCATCGTGGGGGCGTTCATCCTCCAGGGCATCACCCCCGGTCCGAACGTCATCAATACGCAGCCGGCGCTCTTCTGGGGCATCATCGCCTCCATGTGGATCGGCAACGTCCTCCTGGTGATGCTGAACCTGCCGCTGATCGGCCTCTGGGTGAAGATGCTGACGATTCCCTACCGGGTGCTGTTCCCGGCGATCGTCCTCTTCGCCTCGATCGGCTGCTACTCGATCAACAACAATCCGTTCGACGTCTATGCCATCGCCGTCTTCGGCGTGCTCGGATACGTGCTGATCCGCATGGGGTGCGAGCCCGCGCCGCTGCTTCTCGGCTTCGTGCTCGGCCCGCTGCTGGAGGAGCATCTGCGGCGCGCCATGATCATCTCGCGCGGCAACGCGCTGGTGTTCCTGGAGCGTCCGATCTCCGCCATGCTGCTGGCCATCGGCCTCCTGGCCGTCGTCCTGGCGCTGATGCCCTCCATCCGCAGGAAGCGCGATGAGGTCTTCGTCGAGGAGGACTGA
- a CDS encoding tripartite tricarboxylate transporter TctB family protein, whose amino-acid sequence MHSSTHTKSQRDIIAGGIFLAIAATFGFISLGYEMGTPLRMGPGFIPLTLAIILAILGVVIIVSGIRKNETVETSPVSWTGSALVVASLVIFGVFARQLGLVPIVFLCTALTAFASRNNTLLSALTIAAAMSILCYLIFKIGLGITLPTFGPLFAL is encoded by the coding sequence TTGCATAGTTCGACCCATACCAAATCGCAGCGCGACATCATCGCTGGCGGCATCTTCCTCGCCATCGCCGCCACCTTCGGCTTCATCTCCCTCGGCTACGAGATGGGCACACCGCTTCGCATGGGGCCGGGGTTCATTCCCCTGACCCTGGCCATCATCCTCGCCATCCTCGGCGTCGTCATCATCGTGTCCGGGATACGCAAGAACGAGACGGTCGAGACCAGCCCGGTTTCGTGGACCGGCAGCGCCCTCGTCGTCGCCAGCCTCGTCATCTTCGGCGTCTTCGCCCGGCAGCTCGGGCTCGTGCCGATCGTTTTCCTCTGCACGGCGCTCACCGCCTTCGCCTCGCGCAACAACACGCTCCTGTCGGCGCTCACCATCGCCGCGGCCATGTCCATCCTCTGCTATCTCATCTTCAAGATCGGGCTCGGCATCACGCTGCCGACCTTCGGTCCCCTCTTTGCCCTCTGA
- a CDS encoding tripartite tricarboxylate transporter substrate-binding protein encodes MTFKAQALAAVALVALGCGSATAQDYPTQPITIVVPFSAGGPTDTVARLVAQSMSSTLGQQVLIENVGGAGGTLGAGQVAQAQPDGYRLLLHHIGMSTAPSLYRQLAFDPQTDFTPVGLITSVPMTIVARRDFEPTTAEEFIAYLRENGEDTTYANAGIGSASHLCGMLLQEALGVQMITVPYQGAAPAMTDILGSQVDVLCDQTTNTTNQIRGGEVKAYAVTTPERIESFPDLPTTAEIDLPALQIGVWHGLYGPAGMDEAIVEKLEGALQTALADETVIARFADLGTAPVTAEEATPAALAEELNSQIELWRPIIESAGQYAD; translated from the coding sequence ATGACATTCAAGGCTCAGGCGTTGGCAGCCGTTGCGCTTGTCGCACTCGGTTGCGGTTCTGCGACGGCGCAGGACTATCCCACCCAGCCGATCACCATCGTCGTGCCCTTCTCGGCCGGTGGACCGACCGACACGGTGGCACGCCTGGTCGCCCAGTCGATGTCCTCCACGCTCGGCCAGCAGGTGCTGATCGAGAATGTCGGCGGCGCGGGCGGCACGCTCGGCGCTGGCCAGGTGGCGCAGGCCCAGCCGGACGGCTACAGGCTCCTCCTCCACCATATCGGCATGTCGACTGCGCCCTCGCTCTATCGCCAGCTCGCCTTCGATCCGCAGACCGACTTCACGCCCGTGGGCCTCATCACCTCGGTGCCCATGACCATCGTGGCGCGCAGGGACTTCGAGCCCACGACCGCCGAGGAGTTCATCGCCTACCTGCGCGAGAACGGCGAGGACACGACCTACGCCAATGCCGGCATCGGCTCCGCCTCCCATCTCTGCGGCATGTTGCTTCAGGAAGCGCTGGGCGTACAGATGATCACGGTTCCCTACCAGGGGGCCGCCCCGGCGATGACCGACATCCTCGGCAGCCAGGTCGATGTGCTCTGCGACCAGACGACCAACACCACCAACCAGATCAGGGGCGGCGAAGTGAAGGCCTATGCCGTCACCACGCCCGAGCGCATCGAATCCTTCCCCGATCTTCCCACCACCGCCGAAATCGACCTTCCCGCCTTGCAGATCGGCGTCTGGCACGGCCTCTACGGCCCGGCGGGCATGGACGAGGCCATCGTGGAGAAGCTGGAAGGCGCGCTCCAGACGGCCCTGGCGGACGAGACGGTGATCGCCCGCTTCGCCGATCTCGGAACGGCTCCCGTGACGGCGGAGGAGGCCACGCCGGCGGCCCTCGCCGAGGAGCTGAACTCCCAGATCGAGCTGTGGCGGCCGATCATAGAATCGGCCGGCCAATACGCCGACTGA
- a CDS encoding integration host factor subunit alpha, producing MGERTITRADLAEAVFRKIGLSRTESAYLVETVLEEVCGTIARGESVKISSFGSFLVREKNERIGRNPKTGEEVPISPRRVAVFKPSNVMKARILQAHAKRGERGEAPHDLLNAAE from the coding sequence ATGGGAGAGCGGACGATCACTCGGGCCGATCTCGCAGAGGCGGTGTTTCGCAAGATCGGCTTGTCGCGCACGGAATCGGCCTATCTGGTGGAAACCGTCCTCGAGGAGGTCTGCGGAACCATCGCTCGGGGCGAGAGCGTCAAGATTTCCTCCTTCGGCTCTTTCCTGGTGCGCGAGAAGAACGAGCGCATCGGCCGAAACCCGAAGACGGGCGAGGAGGTGCCCATCTCGCCGCGCCGGGTCGCCGTCTTCAAGCCGTCCAACGTCATGAAGGCGCGTATTCTGCAAGCGCACGCCAAGCGAGGCGAGAGGGGCGAAGCGCCGCACGACCTCCTGAACGCGGCCGAGTGA
- a CDS encoding outer membrane protein assembly factor BamE produces MKPSARSARPLLAAAGLGSLLALSACQTAEVYNQGYVIDEQSLSLVPVGSSREQVVLALGSPSTTATFDNEVFYYISQKRVRPMAFMQPRLVEQRILAVYFGPDNRVRQIANYGLQDGRVFDFISRTTPTGGRDQSFLGQLLSSDAPPMAGGVLGPRRDPGDIGPER; encoded by the coding sequence GTGAAACCGTCAGCCCGTTCCGCCCGCCCGCTTCTTGCAGCCGCCGGGCTCGGCTCGCTTCTGGCGCTGTCCGCCTGCCAGACGGCGGAAGTCTATAATCAGGGGTATGTGATCGACGAGCAGTCGCTCTCGCTGGTGCCGGTCGGCTCCTCGCGAGAGCAGGTCGTGCTCGCGCTCGGCTCCCCCTCCACCACGGCGACATTCGACAACGAGGTGTTCTACTACATCTCCCAGAAGCGTGTTCGGCCCATGGCCTTCATGCAGCCGAGGCTGGTGGAACAGCGTATCCTGGCCGTCTATTTCGGCCCGGACAACCGTGTGCGCCAGATCGCCAATTACGGGCTGCAGGACGGCCGGGTGTTCGATTTCATCTCGCGCACCACGCCCACCGGCGGGCGCGACCAGAGCTTCCTCGGGCAGCTCCTGTCGTCGGACGCGCCGCCCATGGCCGGCGGTGTTCTGGGCCCGCGCCGCGACCCCGGCGACATCGGGCCGGAGCGCTGA
- a CDS encoding beta-ketoacyl-ACP synthase III gives MTVRRSIVIGTGSSLPARRMSNLDFEGIVETSDEWIRQRTGIANRYIAGEGETTVSLGEAAARKALEAANLQPSDIDLIVLATATPDRTFPASAVQVQMRLGITHGFAFDMQAVCSGFVYAITTADLYIRSGMARRALVIGAETFSRIVDWSDRTTCVLFGDGAGAVVLEAAEGEGGLSDRGVLVSRLRSDGAHHEKLYVDGGPSSTGTVGKLRMEGREVFKHAVGMITDVIEDSFEALSITAEDVDWFVPHQANRRIIDASARKLGIAPEKVVVTVDDHGNTSAASIPLALDRAARDGRLKRGDLVLLEAMGGGFTWGAVLVRW, from the coding sequence ATGACCGTTCGTCGTTCCATCGTCATCGGCACGGGCTCGAGCCTGCCGGCGCGCCGCATGAGCAATCTCGACTTCGAGGGCATCGTCGAAACCTCCGACGAGTGGATTCGCCAGCGCACCGGAATCGCGAACCGCTACATCGCGGGGGAGGGCGAGACGACCGTTTCGCTGGGCGAGGCGGCCGCGCGCAAGGCGCTGGAGGCGGCAAATCTCCAGCCCTCCGACATCGACCTCATCGTCCTGGCCACCGCCACGCCCGACCGTACCTTCCCCGCCTCGGCCGTGCAGGTGCAGATGCGGCTCGGCATCACCCATGGCTTCGCCTTCGACATGCAGGCGGTCTGCTCGGGCTTCGTCTACGCCATCACCACGGCCGATCTCTACATCCGCAGCGGCATGGCGCGCCGCGCGCTGGTGATCGGCGCGGAGACCTTCTCGCGAATCGTGGACTGGAGCGACCGGACCACCTGCGTCCTGTTCGGCGACGGCGCCGGGGCCGTGGTGCTGGAGGCCGCCGAGGGCGAGGGCGGCCTCTCCGATCGCGGCGTGCTGGTCTCCAGGCTGCGTTCGGACGGCGCCCATCACGAGAAGCTCTATGTCGATGGCGGCCCGTCATCCACCGGCACCGTCGGCAAGCTGCGCATGGAAGGCCGCGAGGTCTTCAAGCACGCGGTGGGCATGATCACCGATGTCATCGAGGATTCGTTCGAGGCGCTTTCGATCACCGCCGAGGATGTCGACTGGTTCGTGCCCCACCAGGCCAACCGGCGCATCATCGACGCTTCGGCCAGGAAACTGGGCATCGCGCCCGAGAAGGTGGTGGTGACGGTGGACGACCACGGCAACACCTCTGCCGCCTCGATTCCGCTGGCGCTGGACCGCGCCGCGCGGGACGGGCGCCTGAAGCGCGGCGACCTGGTGCTGCTCGAAGCGATGGGCGGCGGCTTCACCTGGGGCGCCGTGCTGGTGCGCTGGTAG
- a CDS encoding ubiquinol-cytochrome C chaperone family protein — MRGQMLERWRNRRRNREIVDRLYEALVARARNPFLYEDGGLPDTVMGRYEALCIEVFLFLRRCRGDSALAPLAQDVVDRFMLDMDHSLREIGIGYQGVPRRMRKLAARFYARVAEFEAPLAGGDEAALTRAVAARSFAEVAEPGGAPAVIATYMIEVDAAYRKVANAVLLTGRLKEEGAEHAA; from the coding sequence TTGAGAGGACAGATGCTGGAGCGCTGGCGAAACCGAAGGCGGAACCGGGAAATCGTCGATCGCCTCTACGAGGCCCTCGTGGCGCGCGCGAGAAACCCGTTTCTCTATGAGGATGGCGGGTTGCCCGACACGGTGATGGGCCGTTACGAGGCGCTGTGTATCGAGGTCTTCCTGTTCCTGCGTCGCTGCCGGGGGGACAGTGCCCTGGCGCCGCTCGCGCAGGATGTCGTCGATCGCTTCATGCTCGACATGGACCATTCGCTTCGCGAGATCGGCATAGGCTATCAGGGCGTGCCGCGCCGGATGCGCAAGCTCGCCGCGCGCTTCTACGCGCGCGTCGCCGAGTTCGAGGCGCCGCTGGCGGGCGGCGACGAGGCCGCACTCACCCGCGCCGTGGCCGCGCGCAGCTTCGCGGAGGTGGCCGAGCCCGGAGGGGCGCCGGCCGTCATCGCAACTTATATGATCGAGGTCGACGCCGCCTATCGCAAGGTGGCGAACGCCGTTCTTCTCACCGGCCGTCTGAAGGAAGAAGGTGCCGAACATGCAGCCTGA
- the plsX gene encoding phosphate acyltransferase PlsX has translation MGGDHGPSVILPGAEIALTRHPGLRFVIFGQEDAVRPVLEAHPRLKAASTFHHCDVSIRMDEKPSQALRQGRYKSSMWKALEAVKGGEADVAVSAGNTGALMAMAKFCLRTMPNIERPAIAAIWPTLRGESVVLDVGATIGADSQQLVDFSMMGAAMARALLHVERPSVGLLNIGVEEVKGQDEIKEAARLLKEARLSGLVYHGFVEGDDLGKGTVDVVVTEGFTGNIALKTAEGTARQIASYLRSAMTRTWLAKLGYLLAKGAFDRLRDKMDPRKVNGGVFLGLNGIVIKSHGGSDAEGTAAAIDVAFAMASAQLREKIEKDLQDFYLSVSADAAQKPLEAPQ, from the coding sequence ATGGGCGGCGATCATGGGCCGTCCGTCATTCTGCCGGGCGCCGAGATCGCCCTGACGCGCCATCCGGGCCTGCGCTTCGTCATCTTCGGCCAGGAAGATGCGGTGCGCCCGGTGCTGGAGGCGCATCCGAGGCTCAAGGCGGCCTCCACCTTCCATCATTGCGACGTGTCCATCCGCATGGACGAGAAGCCGAGCCAGGCGCTGCGGCAGGGGCGCTACAAATCCTCGATGTGGAAGGCGCTGGAGGCGGTGAAGGGGGGCGAGGCCGATGTCGCGGTCTCGGCCGGCAACACCGGGGCGCTCATGGCCATGGCCAAGTTCTGCCTGCGCACCATGCCCAATATCGAGCGGCCCGCCATCGCGGCGATCTGGCCCACCCTGCGCGGCGAGAGCGTCGTTCTGGACGTGGGCGCCACCATCGGCGCCGATTCCCAGCAGCTCGTCGATTTCTCGATGATGGGCGCGGCGATGGCGCGCGCCCTGCTGCATGTCGAGCGGCCGAGCGTGGGCCTGCTCAATATCGGCGTGGAGGAGGTGAAGGGCCAGGACGAGATCAAGGAAGCGGCGCGGCTCCTGAAGGAGGCGCGGCTCTCCGGCCTCGTCTATCACGGCTTCGTGGAGGGCGACGATCTGGGCAAGGGCACGGTGGACGTGGTGGTGACGGAGGGCTTCACGGGCAATATCGCGCTGAAGACCGCCGAGGGCACTGCCCGCCAGATCGCCTCCTATCTCCGCTCGGCCATGACGCGCACCTGGCTTGCCAAGCTCGGCTATCTTCTGGCCAAGGGCGCCTTCGACCGGCTGCGCGACAAGATGGACCCGCGCAAGGTCAATGGCGGCGTCTTCCTTGGGTTGAACGGCATCGTCATCAAGAGCCATGGCGGCTCGGACGCGGAGGGCACGGCGGCCGCCATCGACGTCGCCTTCGCCATGGCTTCGGCCCAGTTGCGTGAGAAGATCGAGAAGGATCTTCAGGACTTTTATCTCAGCGTGTCGGCGGATGCGGCGCAGAAACCGTTGGAGGCTCCGCAATGA
- the pcaQ gene encoding pca operon transcription factor PcaQ, with translation MLDPAVRLRHLSAFVEVARAGSLVRAARTLHVTQPAVSKTIRELEMLLEVELFDRSRRGAALTRFGEIFLRHAEAGLLSFREGARSIQEAKAPGALPLRIGALPTVSARLMPLAVKRFLAEGLGAVPRIVTGPNAFLMGQLREGALDIVIGRMAEPHEMDGFIFEPLYSEELCFAVRPGHPLLAERPFDPSRIVEHEVLMPPPGSVIRPTVDRLFLASGIARPQRTIETVSLAFGRSYLRVSDAVWIISEGVVEADVAEGTLARLPMDTSQTLGAVGVTRRRTAQMTAALEIFLSEVRGSAAALAGHETAAPRLARS, from the coding sequence GTGCTCGATCCCGCCGTGCGCCTGCGTCACTTGAGCGCTTTCGTGGAGGTGGCGCGCGCCGGGAGTCTGGTGCGCGCCGCGCGAACCCTCCACGTCACGCAGCCGGCCGTTTCCAAGACGATCCGCGAACTGGAGATGCTTCTGGAGGTGGAGCTTTTCGACCGCTCGCGGCGCGGCGCGGCCCTGACCCGCTTCGGCGAAATCTTCCTGCGCCACGCGGAGGCGGGCCTGCTCTCGTTCCGGGAGGGCGCGCGCTCCATCCAGGAGGCGAAGGCGCCGGGCGCGCTGCCCTTGCGCATCGGCGCGCTCCCCACCGTCTCGGCGCGGCTGATGCCGCTCGCGGTCAAGCGCTTCCTCGCCGAAGGGCTGGGCGCGGTGCCACGCATCGTCACGGGGCCGAACGCCTTCCTGATGGGCCAGCTTCGCGAGGGGGCGCTCGACATCGTGATCGGGCGCATGGCCGAGCCGCACGAGATGGATGGGTTCATCTTCGAGCCGCTTTATTCGGAGGAGCTTTGCTTCGCCGTTCGTCCAGGCCATCCGCTGCTGGCCGAGCGGCCATTCGACCCGAGCCGGATCGTCGAGCACGAGGTGCTGATGCCGCCGCCCGGCTCGGTGATCCGGCCGACGGTCGACCGCCTGTTCCTGGCCTCGGGCATCGCGCGGCCGCAGCGCACCATCGAAACGGTCTCGCTGGCGTTCGGCCGCAGTTACCTGAGGGTCAGCGACGCGGTGTGGATCATCTCGGAGGGGGTGGTTGAGGCCGACGTCGCCGAGGGCACGCTCGCCCGGCTTCCGATGGACACCTCGCAGACGCTGGGCGCCGTGGGCGTCACGCGACGCCGCACCGCGCAGATGACGGCCGCGCTGGAGATCTTCCTCAGCGAGGTGCGGGGCAGCGCCGCCGCGCTCGCCGGACACGAGACCGCAGCGCCCCGGCTGGCCCGCTCCTGA
- a CDS encoding MerR family transcriptional regulator — MSEKSADAFRTISEVAEELDLPQHVLRFWETRFPQIKPMKRGGGRRYYRPDDVELLKGIRVLLYVRGFTIKGVQRILKENGNRFVIAVGAGDLSGLDQPSAPPAPVFEPDEAEAEDAPSERSRSGLSALLRRDRDRNGSALPPGPTAELNRVLLELLELKRILDQVR, encoded by the coding sequence ATGTCGGAGAAGAGCGCAGACGCGTTCCGCACCATCTCGGAGGTCGCGGAAGAACTGGATCTGCCGCAGCATGTCCTGCGCTTCTGGGAAACGCGCTTTCCCCAGATCAAGCCCATGAAGCGCGGCGGCGGCCGGCGCTATTACCGGCCCGACGATGTCGAACTGCTGAAGGGCATCCGCGTCCTCCTCTATGTGCGTGGCTTCACGATCAAGGGGGTGCAACGCATCCTGAAGGAGAACGGCAATCGCTTCGTGATCGCCGTCGGCGCCGGCGATCTCTCCGGGCTCGACCAGCCTTCCGCTCCGCCCGCGCCCGTTTTCGAGCCGGATGAGGCGGAGGCCGAGGACGCGCCCTCGGAGCGCAGCCGCTCGGGCCTTTCAGCGCTGCTGCGCCGGGACAGGGATCGGAACGGCTCTGCCCTTCCTCCCGGGCCGACCGCCGAACTCAACCGGGTGCTTCTGGAGCTTCTGGAACTGAAACGCATCCTCGATCAGGTTCGCTGA
- a CDS encoding DUF177 domain-containing protein yields the protein MQPDDPAAAEPLSCTVLVSRLPREGLPVEFEADEAEREALARFLGIEAVESLAAEVRVAPWRQGGVSVKGRLKAAAVQASVVTLEPVREEIDEEVDRLFIPENSKLSRIRGADEGEIHLDPEGDDIPDTFTGERLDLGAAFREIVAMSLDPYPREPDIVFEGDAGEEEAQDRPVSPFAALARLKSHES from the coding sequence ATGCAGCCTGACGATCCGGCGGCGGCCGAGCCGCTGTCCTGCACCGTTCTCGTCTCGCGCCTGCCGCGCGAGGGCCTGCCCGTCGAGTTCGAGGCGGACGAGGCCGAGCGCGAGGCCCTGGCGCGCTTCCTTGGGATCGAGGCCGTGGAAAGCCTTGCCGCCGAGGTGCGCGTGGCGCCCTGGCGCCAGGGCGGCGTCTCGGTGAAGGGCCGGCTGAAGGCGGCGGCCGTGCAGGCCAGCGTGGTGACGCTGGAGCCGGTGCGCGAGGAGATCGACGAGGAGGTCGACCGCCTTTTCATCCCCGAGAATTCCAAGCTTTCGCGCATTCGCGGGGCCGATGAGGGCGAAATCCACCTCGACCCCGAGGGCGACGACATCCCCGACACCTTCACGGGCGAGCGCCTCGACCTCGGCGCCGCCTTCCGCGAGATCGTGGCCATGAGCCTCGACCCCTATCCGCGCGAGCCGGACATCGTCTTCGAAGGCGACGCCGGGGAAGAGGAGGCGCAGGACCGCCCGGTCTCTCCCTTCGCCGCGCTTGCCAGGCTGAAATCGCATGAGTCATGA